The Gemmatimonas sp. UBA7669 genome window below encodes:
- a CDS encoding pyridoxal phosphate-dependent aminotransferase, whose translation MNDSSPSLIPAFRPVPRTGVIYVMDRAREHGYTPGAADWCNLGQGQPETGELPGSPARPADVRIDPDDYEYAPVGGIDALRRAVANLYNARYRQGKASQYGPENVCICGGGRSSLTRVVASLGHVNLGHVLPDYTAYEELLEIFGTFSAIPLLLEPEAGYALSTKNLRREITGRGLGALLLSNPANPTGRVLRGSALSAWVHEARELRCSLILDEFYSHYLWDEGLVEGATVSAAEFVDDVNSDPVVILDGLTKGWRCPGWRISWIVGPASVIEAVTSAGSFLDGGGNRPLQEAACALVEPSRARVEVVAIHEAFARKRRLLIDGLRAAGLVVEHEPDGGFYVWASVANLPAPFNDGDAFFEAALAQRVITVPGTFFDINPGKRRGNHASRFRQYLRFSFGPSEEAVTEAVRRLQHMIHP comes from the coding sequence ATGAACGACTCCAGCCCATCGCTCATCCCCGCCTTCCGCCCGGTCCCGCGCACCGGCGTCATTTACGTCATGGACCGCGCCCGTGAGCACGGCTACACGCCGGGGGCTGCGGACTGGTGCAACCTCGGTCAGGGACAGCCCGAGACCGGTGAACTCCCGGGCTCACCGGCGCGGCCGGCCGACGTGCGCATTGATCCGGACGACTACGAGTATGCGCCGGTCGGTGGCATTGATGCACTGCGTCGCGCGGTAGCCAACCTCTACAACGCGCGCTACCGCCAGGGCAAAGCGTCGCAGTACGGGCCCGAAAACGTGTGCATCTGCGGTGGTGGTCGTTCTTCGCTCACGCGCGTCGTGGCGTCGCTCGGTCACGTGAATCTTGGTCACGTGCTGCCCGACTACACCGCGTACGAAGAACTGCTCGAGATCTTCGGCACCTTCAGCGCCATCCCGCTGCTGCTCGAGCCCGAGGCCGGCTACGCACTCAGCACCAAGAACCTGCGCCGCGAAATCACCGGCCGCGGACTCGGTGCGCTGCTGCTCAGCAATCCCGCCAACCCCACCGGCCGAGTGCTGCGTGGCAGTGCGCTCTCGGCCTGGGTCCACGAAGCCCGTGAGCTCCGCTGCTCACTCATCCTCGACGAGTTCTACAGCCACTACCTCTGGGATGAAGGACTGGTCGAGGGCGCGACGGTGAGCGCCGCTGAATTCGTGGATGATGTGAACAGTGATCCCGTGGTGATTCTCGACGGACTCACCAAAGGTTGGCGTTGCCCGGGTTGGCGCATCAGTTGGATCGTGGGTCCGGCGTCGGTCATTGAGGCCGTGACGAGCGCTGGCAGCTTCCTCGATGGTGGTGGCAACCGGCCGCTTCAGGAGGCCGCCTGTGCGCTGGTGGAGCCATCGAGGGCGAGGGTGGAAGTGGTGGCCATTCACGAGGCATTTGCGCGCAAGCGTCGACTGCTCATCGATGGTCTGCGTGCCGCGGGCCTGGTGGTGGAGCACGAGCCCGACGGCGGCTTCTATGTGTGGGCCAGCGTGGCCAATCTGCCGGCGCCATTCAATGACGGTGATGCGTTCTTTGAGGCCGCGCTCGCGCAGCGGGTCATCACCGTGCCTGGCACATTCTTCGACATCAATCCCGGCAAGCGCCGCGGCAATCATGCGTCGCGTTTCCGTCAGTATCTGCGCTTCTCGTTCGGACCAAGCGAAGAGGCGGTAACGGAAGCGGTGCGGCGACTGCAGCACATGATTCATCCGTGA